From Diceros bicornis minor isolate mBicDic1 chromosome 17, mDicBic1.mat.cur, whole genome shotgun sequence, the proteins below share one genomic window:
- the M6PR gene encoding cation-dependent mannose-6-phosphate receptor isoform X1, with protein MFPFYSCLRTGLLLLLFLAVAVRESWQTGEKTCDLIGEKGKESEKELALLKRLKPLFNKSFESTVGQGPEMYSYIFRVCREVSNHTSGAGLVQINKSSGKETVVGRLNETHVFNGSNWIMLIYKGGDEYDNHCGKEQRRAVVMISCNRHTLADNFNPVSEERGKVQDCFYLFEMDSSLACSPEISHLSVGSILLVTFASLVAVYIIGGFLYQRLVVGAKGMEQFPHLAFWQDLGNLVADGCDFVCRSKPRNVPAAYRGVGDDQLGEESEERDDHLLPM; from the exons ATGTTCCCCTTCTACAGCTGCTTGAGGACTGGACTGCTACTGCTGCTATTCCTGGCTGTGGCAGTAAGAGAATCCTGGCAGACAGGAGAAAAAACCTGCGACCTGATAGGAGAAAAGGGTAAAGAGTCCGAGAAAGAGTTGGCTCTACTGAAGAGACTGAAGCCACTGTTTAACAAAAG CTTTGAGAGCACTGtgggccagggcccagagatgtaTAGCTACATATTCAGGGTGTGCCGGGAAGTTAGCAACCACACctctggggcaggcctggtgcaGATCAACAAAAGTAGTGGGAAGGAGACAGTGGTTGGGAGACTCAACGAGACTCACGTCTTCAATGGAA GTAATTGGATCATGCTGATCTATAAAGGGGGTGATGAATATGACAATCACTGTGGCAAGGAGCAGCGTCGTGCAGTGGTGATGATCTCCTGCAATCGACACACCCTAGCG GACAATTTTAACCCTGTGTCTGAGGAGCGAGGCAAAGTCCAAGATTGTTTCTACCTCTTTGAGATGGATAGCAGCCTGGCCTGTTCCCCAGAGATCTCCCACCTTAGTGTGGGTTCTATCTTACTAGTCAC GTTTGCATCACTGGTTGCTGTCTATATCATCGGGGGTTTCCTCTACCAGCGATTGGTGGTGGGAGCCAAGGGAATGGAGCAGTTCCCCCACTTAGCCTTCTGGCAGGATCTTGGCAACCTGGTAGCA GATGGTTGTGACTTTGTGTGCCGTTCTAAACCCCGAAATGTGCCTGCTGCATATCGTGGTGTAGGGGATGATCAGCTGGGGGAGGAGTCAGAAGAAAGGGATGATCATTTATTACCAATGTGA
- the M6PR gene encoding cation-dependent mannose-6-phosphate receptor isoform X2, which produces MEDNFNPVSEERGKVQDCFYLFEMDSSLACSPEISHLSVGSILLVTFASLVAVYIIGGFLYQRLVVGAKGMEQFPHLAFWQDLGNLVADGCDFVCRSKPRNVPAAYRGVGDDQLGEESEERDDHLLPM; this is translated from the exons ATGGAA GACAATTTTAACCCTGTGTCTGAGGAGCGAGGCAAAGTCCAAGATTGTTTCTACCTCTTTGAGATGGATAGCAGCCTGGCCTGTTCCCCAGAGATCTCCCACCTTAGTGTGGGTTCTATCTTACTAGTCAC GTTTGCATCACTGGTTGCTGTCTATATCATCGGGGGTTTCCTCTACCAGCGATTGGTGGTGGGAGCCAAGGGAATGGAGCAGTTCCCCCACTTAGCCTTCTGGCAGGATCTTGGCAACCTGGTAGCA GATGGTTGTGACTTTGTGTGCCGTTCTAAACCCCGAAATGTGCCTGCTGCATATCGTGGTGTAGGGGATGATCAGCTGGGGGAGGAGTCAGAAGAAAGGGATGATCATTTATTACCAATGTGA